From Chloroflexota bacterium, one genomic window encodes:
- a CDS encoding VWA domain-containing protein, with translation MTFTTPLLLLLFLLTPLILWLGWPSRSAARRREILSLIVRLIIFASIVLSLAGFEAVRAADNLAVVFLVDVSDSMPDEGQALAVGWVRDSMSKMGPDDKAAIVLFGGDALVEHPMSTSRLIQEFTSIPTTTQTDLSEAIRLALALFPGQAAKRIVILSDGVATTGNAEEAARLAATAGVQIMAVPIVRNLEAFDEALLTTVDAPSSLRQGEEFDLEITVNSTRVQKAGVRVFAGSEVVYEGTLDLRVGEHSYTIPLKAGKPGFISYRVQLSPANSGDTFYQNNELAAFSQVKGPPRVLVVVGENKEGTDEGAALVAALDAAGIDLDRVPPTGLPSELPLLAEYASVVLVDVPAKQFTPRQQAAVEQYVRDLGGGLLVIGGPQSFGVGGYFRTPLEDVLPVDMQLKDQKRRPRLTIVFIIDHSGSMSETSGGVQKIELAKEAAIRAVELLSPTDKVGVVQFDDSASWVVPITPLDDPDTVINRIASIRADGGTDIMAGVRLMASELPDDDAQLKHTILLTDGIASATGIPELVQQLYEENNITLSSVAMGNDADKKLLEQLAQVGGGRYHFAADPASIPEIFTEETTLATRAYIIEETFFPERVGISPILEGISAVPQLLGYVGTSPKEAAQTILVSQLADGSRDPLLASWQYGLGKSVAWTSDATGRWAEQWVKWDGFATFFAQAVRYTINESVQSDITADVTLDGETATLAVDAYNNDGQFINNLALQANVISPDGTSQLVEMIQTAPGRYEADFTPTEPGAYLIRIAGPNGDAASVGETSGWVLTYSPEYKTLTADPNALGRAAQLTAGGCVVPVPNEPIPESKVFCRVAGPDAAFNHDLIARQVTSPLWPYLLFLAVLLLPFDIAIRRLVISRYDLQRAYTRLVEIAKGVSRPKAEQVRVEAMSRLQQAKQRAGVSGVGADPRVGPVGPESGQSPRIAPTTQSPLDPSAAKPPAEVSPPPAIITPPPNPQPAPPASGETTAASLLAKKRTRK, from the coding sequence GTGACCTTCACCACCCCCCTCCTTCTCCTCCTCTTCCTCCTCACCCCGCTCATTCTCTGGCTGGGGTGGCCGTCGCGCTCGGCCGCGCGGCGGCGGGAGATTCTCAGCCTGATCGTGCGGCTGATCATTTTTGCCTCCATCGTGCTCTCGCTGGCCGGGTTCGAAGCCGTGCGGGCGGCGGACAATCTGGCCGTCGTCTTTCTGGTGGACGTGTCGGACTCGATGCCGGACGAGGGCCAGGCGCTGGCAGTGGGGTGGGTGCGCGACTCGATGAGCAAGATGGGGCCGGACGACAAGGCGGCTATCGTCTTGTTCGGCGGCGATGCGCTGGTCGAGCATCCCATGTCAACCTCGCGCCTCATTCAAGAGTTCACTTCGATTCCGACGACGACGCAGACTGATCTCTCCGAAGCGATCCGCCTGGCGCTGGCCCTGTTCCCCGGTCAGGCCGCCAAGCGCATTGTCATTTTGTCGGACGGGGTCGCCACGACGGGCAACGCCGAAGAGGCGGCCCGGCTGGCGGCGACGGCGGGCGTGCAGATCATGGCCGTTCCAATTGTCCGCAACCTTGAGGCCTTCGACGAAGCCCTGCTCACGACGGTAGATGCGCCTTCGTCTTTGCGGCAGGGCGAAGAGTTCGATCTTGAAATTACGGTGAACTCGACGAGGGTGCAAAAGGCGGGCGTGCGCGTCTTTGCCGGGTCGGAGGTGGTTTACGAAGGCACGCTCGACCTGCGGGTGGGCGAGCATTCGTACACAATTCCGCTGAAGGCGGGCAAACCGGGGTTCATCTCGTACCGAGTCCAGCTTTCCCCCGCGAACAGCGGCGACACCTTTTACCAGAACAACGAACTGGCCGCGTTCTCACAGGTCAAAGGCCCGCCGCGAGTCCTGGTCGTCGTCGGCGAAAACAAAGAAGGCACGGACGAGGGCGCGGCTCTGGTCGCCGCGCTTGACGCCGCCGGAATCGATCTCGACCGCGTTCCGCCAACCGGCCTGCCGTCCGAACTGCCTCTGCTGGCCGAGTATGCTTCGGTGGTGCTGGTGGACGTTCCGGCCAAGCAATTCACGCCGCGCCAGCAAGCGGCGGTTGAACAATACGTGCGCGATCTCGGCGGCGGCCTGCTCGTGATCGGCGGCCCGCAGAGTTTCGGAGTGGGCGGCTACTTCCGCACCCCGCTGGAAGACGTTCTCCCGGTTGACATGCAGTTGAAGGATCAGAAGCGGCGGCCCCGGCTGACCATCGTCTTCATCATTGATCATTCCGGCAGTATGTCGGAGACCAGCGGCGGCGTGCAGAAGATCGAACTCGCCAAAGAAGCCGCCATTCGCGCCGTCGAACTTCTTTCGCCGACCGACAAGGTGGGCGTGGTGCAGTTCGACGACTCGGCCAGTTGGGTCGTGCCAATCACGCCGCTCGACGACCCGGACACTGTCATCAATCGCATCGCTTCGATCCGCGCCGACGGCGGCACCGACATCATGGCCGGCGTGCGGTTGATGGCCTCCGAACTGCCGGACGACGACGCCCAACTCAAGCACACTATCCTGCTCACCGACGGCATCGCCAGCGCGACCGGCATTCCTGAACTTGTTCAACAGTTGTACGAAGAGAACAACATCACCCTGTCGTCGGTGGCGATGGGCAACGACGCCGACAAGAAACTGCTGGAGCAGTTGGCCCAAGTTGGCGGTGGCCGCTACCACTTCGCCGCCGACCCGGCCAGCATCCCCGAAATCTTCACTGAAGAGACCACGCTTGCCACCCGCGCTTACATCATCGAAGAGACGTTCTTCCCGGAGCGCGTCGGCATCAGCCCGATCCTCGAAGGCATCTCGGCTGTGCCGCAGTTGTTGGGCTACGTGGGCACATCGCCGAAAGAGGCGGCGCAAACGATTCTCGTTTCGCAGTTGGCCGACGGCTCGCGCGATCCGCTTCTGGCTTCGTGGCAATACGGCCTCGGCAAGTCGGTGGCCTGGACTTCGGACGCGACCGGGCGCTGGGCCGAGCAGTGGGTGAAGTGGGACGGCTTTGCCACGTTCTTTGCTCAGGCCGTGCGCTACACGATCAACGAGAGCGTGCAGTCGGACATCACCGCCGACGTGACTCTCGACGGCGAAACCGCCACTCTGGCCGTGGACGCTTACAACAACGACGGCCAGTTCATCAACAACCTGGCCCTGCAAGCCAACGTCATTTCGCCGGATGGAACGTCGCAGTTGGTGGAGATGATTCAGACCGCGCCGGGACGCTACGAAGCCGACTTTACGCCGACCGAGCCGGGCGCATATTTGATTCGCATCGCCGGGCCGAACGGAGACGCCGCCTCGGTTGGAGAAACGTCCGGCTGGGTGTTGACCTACTCACCCGAATACAAAACGCTCACCGCCGACCCGAACGCGCTGGGCCGCGCCGCCCAACTCACGGCCGGCGGCTGTGTGGTGCCGGTTCCCAACGAGCCGATTCCTGAAAGCAAAGTGTTTTGCCGCGTGGCCGGGCCGGACGCCGCCTTCAACCACGACCTGATTGCCCGGCAGGTGACCAGCCCGCTTTGGCCGTATCTGCTGTTCCTGGCCGTCCTGCTCCTGCCGTTCGACATTGCCATTCGGCGACTCGTCATCAGCCGTTACGATTTACAACGCGCCTACACCCGCCTCGTCGAAATCGCCAAAGGCGTCAGCCGCCCGAAGGCCGAGCAGGTGCGCGTCGAAGCCATGTCGCGTTTGCAACAGGCCAAGCAACGCGCGGGCGTTTCCGGCGTAGGGGCCGACCCACGTGTCGGCCCTGTCGGCCCAGAGTCAGGGCAATCACCCAGGATTGCCCCTACAACCCAATCGCCGCTCGATCCCTCAGCCGCCAAACCGCCTGCCGAGGTTTCACCCCCGCCAGCCATCATCACACCGCCGCCCAACCCGCAACCCGCGCCCCCGGCCAGCGGCGAGACCACGGCGGCTTCATTGTTAGCAAAGAAACGCACTCGCAAATAA
- a CDS encoding ATP-binding protein — MATVYLLIGLQGSGKSVWANENAGWLEAEVISSDEIRNELEAQGKDAMNNGRVFAIFNERLERELQRGRNVILDATHARRTWRADSLAIARQHGSAAVGVWFDVPLVVCRQRNASRKGELWGERAVPDNFLLGVARGFEGPEAGEFDEVWRIMNGQAP; from the coding sequence ATGGCAACCGTCTACCTGCTGATCGGCCTTCAAGGCTCCGGCAAGTCGGTGTGGGCCAACGAGAATGCGGGCTGGTTGGAGGCTGAGGTGATTTCGTCGGACGAGATTCGGAACGAGCTTGAGGCGCAAGGCAAGGACGCGATGAACAATGGGCGGGTATTTGCGATTTTCAACGAGCGGTTGGAACGCGAACTGCAGCGGGGCCGAAACGTGATTCTGGATGCGACCCACGCCCGCCGCACCTGGCGCGCCGACTCGCTGGCTATCGCCCGCCAGCACGGATCCGCCGCCGTCGGTGTGTGGTTCGACGTGCCCCTGGTCGTCTGCCGCCAGCGCAACGCAAGCCGCAAAGGCGAACTGTGGGGCGAGCGCGCCGTGCCAGACAATTTTCTGCTGGGTGTGGCGCGTGGGTTTGAGGGGCCGGAAGCGGGAGAGTTTGATGAGGTGTGGAGAATTATGAACGGGCAAGCACCCTGA
- a CDS encoding MoxR family ATPase has protein sequence MPDQLTIQQFRDTATTIEAEIGKVIVGQQEVVRHVLICVITGNHALLEGVPGLGKTMLIRTLSSVLDLKFSRIQFTPDLMPADIVGTDIIEESEEGRRAFRFQPGPVFANLVLADEINRATPKTQSALLEAMQEHSVTVAKKTYKLDEPFFVLATQNPIEMEGTYPLPEAQLDRFMFKVSVEFPTSNQLVEILSRTTGKEMPTANKVANAETILRMGELVRQTPVATHVSDYVARLVVATHPEHESATPMAKQFVRYGASPRAAQAIILGAKVASVMSGRYNVAFEDISIVAPAALRHRLLLNFEGQAEGVSPDDITAELLKTVSKQPPERREREKTAA, from the coding sequence ATGCCCGACCAACTAACCATTCAACAATTTCGTGACACGGCAACAACCATTGAAGCCGAGATTGGCAAAGTGATTGTGGGCCAGCAGGAGGTAGTGCGGCACGTGCTCATTTGCGTGATCACCGGCAACCACGCTCTGCTCGAAGGCGTGCCGGGGCTGGGCAAGACGATGCTCATCCGCACTCTGTCGAGCGTGTTGGATTTGAAATTCTCGCGCATCCAGTTCACGCCCGACCTCATGCCCGCCGACATCGTCGGCACCGACATCATCGAAGAAAGTGAAGAGGGCCGCCGCGCATTTCGTTTCCAGCCCGGCCCGGTGTTCGCCAACTTGGTGCTGGCCGACGAGATCAACCGGGCCACGCCCAAGACTCAGTCGGCATTGCTCGAAGCCATGCAGGAACATTCGGTAACGGTGGCCAAGAAGACCTACAAGCTCGACGAGCCGTTCTTCGTGCTGGCTACCCAGAACCCGATTGAAATGGAAGGCACGTATCCTCTGCCCGAAGCCCAGCTTGACCGCTTCATGTTCAAGGTGTCGGTAGAATTTCCGACGAGCAACCAGCTGGTTGAAATTCTGTCGCGCACTACCGGCAAAGAAATGCCGACGGCCAACAAGGTGGCGAATGCGGAAACTATTTTACGCATGGGCGAACTTGTGCGGCAGACTCCCGTCGCCACCCACGTTTCGGATTACGTAGCCCGGCTGGTAGTGGCCACCCACCCGGAGCACGAGTCGGCCACACCGATGGCGAAGCAATTTGTCCGTTACGGCGCCAGTCCGCGCGCCGCGCAAGCCATCATCCTGGGCGCGAAAGTCGCCTCGGTGATGTCGGGCCGCTACAACGTGGCTTTTGAAGATATTTCCATCGTCGCCCCCGCCGCCCTGCGCCACCGCCTGCTGTTGAACTTCGAGGGCCAGGCCGAGGGCGTCTCGCCCGACGACATCACCGCCGAACTGCTCAAGACAGTGTCGAAGCAACCGCCGGAGCGAAGAGAAAGAGAGAAAACGGCGGCCTAA
- a CDS encoding DUF58 domain-containing protein, translating to MFLDESTLRKLDQLSLVASRVRAGQMKGERRSTKRGTSLEFADYRDYVQGDDLRRVDWNVYARLERPFIKLFEEEEDLSVHVLIDASRSMNWPDESTNGDNATAKERNKFQYALHLAAAIGHIALAAGDRLTMIAFSGDDARPVRFGPVRGRGNTFRLIKFLTELKPSGTTDLNGALRDYAMASSRAGLGFLLTDLFSPAGYQPGLNALQSQGYEVNLLHLLAPEEVDPPLAGDLRLIDSETGDPQDVSIDGPLRDLYKRRVQGWRDEIETHCLKRGVNYVPVTTSTKWDEVVLYQMRRMGLVK from the coding sequence GTGTTTCTCGACGAATCGACTCTCCGCAAGCTCGACCAGCTTTCCCTCGTGGCCTCGCGGGTGCGCGCCGGGCAGATGAAGGGCGAGCGCCGCTCGACCAAGCGCGGCACGTCCCTCGAGTTCGCCGACTACCGCGATTACGTGCAAGGCGACGATCTGCGCCGGGTGGACTGGAACGTCTACGCCCGACTTGAGCGCCCCTTCATCAAATTGTTTGAGGAAGAAGAGGACTTGTCGGTGCATGTGCTGATTGACGCCTCGCGCTCGATGAACTGGCCGGACGAGTCAACGAACGGGGATAACGCCACTGCGAAAGAGCGCAACAAGTTTCAATACGCCCTCCACCTGGCCGCCGCCATCGGCCACATTGCCCTGGCCGCCGGCGACCGCCTGACGATGATTGCCTTTAGCGGCGATGACGCTCGCCCGGTTCGTTTCGGTCCGGTGCGCGGGCGCGGCAACACCTTCCGCCTCATCAAATTCCTCACCGAGTTGAAGCCGTCCGGCACGACCGACCTGAACGGCGCTTTGCGCGATTATGCAATGGCAAGCTCGCGCGCCGGGCTGGGCTTCTTGCTCACCGATTTGTTTTCACCCGCCGGTTATCAACCGGGGCTGAACGCTCTGCAAAGCCAGGGCTACGAAGTCAACCTGCTTCACCTGCTTGCGCCCGAAGAAGTTGACCCGCCCCTGGCCGGCGACTTGCGGCTGATCGACTCCGAGACGGGCGACCCGCAGGATGTTTCGATTGACGGGCCACTGCGCGATCTCTACAAGCGCCGGGTGCAGGGCTGGCGCGACGAGATCGAAACGCACTGCCTCAAGCGCGGCGTCAACTACGTGCCGGTGACAACTTCGACGAAGTGGGATGAGGTGGTGTTGTATCAGATGCGACGGATGGGGCTGGTGAAATAA
- a CDS encoding BatA domain-containing protein yields MSFLAPLFLALSTLAVPIVILYMLKLRRRETEVSSTMLWRMVLRDREANAPWQRLRRNLLLLLQLLLLALLVVALARPFIPVPVVASGQVTVLLDASASMNATDVQPSRFEAAQAVARQLANDLTQEGLMTIILVGPQPRVLASATNDKLELRNAINAAQPTIGSANWETAFALAAGANGSVANSTTVLISDGGLPEKLPALTGEVRYVPVGSQPANLGISALSLRPASGGPQLFASVTNYGDANARTILTLNLDGELFNAQQLEVPAGKTSNVIVQAYEGTVLAEAVLSPPVGAANTDHLATDDKAWAVYNPPQTGRALFISRDGNIFIEQLLAALPGLQPFRQSVDAQLPTDPFDLYVYDGVISNTLPSKELLLVNPPPNPLFTVGDVFTPTITGTITLVDDPLLSFVDFSNVHVLRAREVQTPAWARTLISVDGKPLVFVGTLDRRRIAVFTFDLRDSDLPLQIAYPILVSNLITWLTPSTVISESGETVHPGDTVTIRPEVGQQAVGIQAPDGQFFVAPASEAGVLFSDTGQLGIYGVGTASVQEGGKFAGFFAVNLFDPLESRIQPAESLTIGRAQVSPAVRGQVGQREFWPYVAAAALAILIVEWWVYHRGSSVPGASGWRGFFQRKKVGA; encoded by the coding sequence ATGAGTTTCTTAGCCCCTCTCTTTCTCGCTCTCAGTACACTAGCTGTACCGATTGTGATTCTGTACATGCTCAAACTGCGCCGCCGCGAGACGGAAGTGTCGTCCACGATGTTGTGGCGCATGGTTCTGCGCGACCGCGAGGCCAACGCGCCCTGGCAACGCCTGCGGCGCAACCTGCTTCTGCTTCTGCAACTGCTTCTGCTGGCTTTGCTCGTGGTGGCGCTGGCCCGGCCTTTCATTCCGGTTCCGGTTGTGGCTTCGGGGCAGGTCACGGTTCTGCTCGACGCCTCAGCTTCCATGAATGCCACCGACGTTCAACCGTCGCGCTTCGAGGCGGCCCAGGCAGTGGCCCGCCAGCTTGCCAACGATCTGACTCAGGAAGGCCTTATGACAATCATCCTCGTCGGCCCTCAGCCGCGCGTGCTGGCCTCGGCCACGAATGACAAGCTGGAACTACGAAACGCAATCAACGCTGCCCAGCCGACGATTGGCTCGGCCAATTGGGAAACCGCCTTTGCGTTGGCGGCAGGGGCCAATGGAAGCGTTGCCAATTCGACCACGGTGCTCATTTCAGATGGCGGCCTCCCCGAAAAACTTCCGGCGCTCACCGGCGAAGTGCGTTACGTTCCAGTCGGCAGTCAACCGGCCAATCTGGGAATCAGCGCCCTCTCGCTTCGCCCAGCGAGCGGCGGCCCTCAACTGTTCGCCAGCGTCACCAATTATGGCGATGCTAACGCCAGAACCATTCTCACCCTCAACCTCGACGGCGAACTTTTCAACGCCCAACAGCTTGAAGTTCCGGCAGGCAAAACGTCGAACGTGATCGTTCAGGCTTACGAAGGCACCGTGCTGGCCGAGGCGGTGCTATCGCCGCCTGTCGGGGCCGCCAACACTGATCACCTGGCCACAGACGACAAGGCCTGGGCGGTGTATAACCCGCCGCAAACTGGCCGCGCTCTGTTCATCTCGCGCGACGGCAACATCTTCATCGAGCAACTGCTGGCCGCGCTCCCCGGCCTGCAACCGTTCCGCCAGTCGGTGGATGCGCAACTCCCGACCGACCCGTTCGACCTCTACGTTTACGACGGCGTGATCTCCAACACATTGCCGTCGAAAGAACTTCTGCTCGTCAATCCGCCGCCGAACCCGCTGTTCACCGTCGGCGACGTGTTCACCCCGACCATCACCGGCACGATCACGCTTGTGGATGATCCACTTCTGAGCTTCGTGGATTTCAGCAACGTTCACGTTTTGCGCGCGCGAGAAGTGCAAACCCCGGCCTGGGCGCGGACGCTGATCTCGGTTGACGGCAAGCCGCTGGTGTTCGTCGGCACGCTCGACCGCCGCCGCATTGCCGTCTTTACGTTCGACCTGCGTGACTCCGACCTGCCGCTTCAGATTGCTTATCCAATTTTGGTCTCGAACTTGATCACCTGGCTCACGCCCTCAACCGTAATTTCAGAGTCGGGCGAGACGGTGCATCCTGGCGACACGGTGACGATTAGGCCGGAAGTTGGGCAACAGGCCGTCGGCATTCAAGCGCCGGACGGCCAGTTCTTCGTAGCGCCCGCCAGCGAGGCCGGGGTGCTGTTTTCTGACACCGGCCAGCTTGGTATTTACGGCGTGGGCACGGCCTCGGTGCAAGAGGGCGGCAAGTTCGCTGGCTTCTTCGCCGTCAACCTGTTCGACCCACTGGAGAGCAGGATTCAACCCGCCGAGTCGCTGACGATTGGCCGGGCGCAAGTGTCCCCCGCCGTGCGCGGGCAGGTGGGCCAGCGCGAGTTCTGGCCCTACGTGGCCGCCGCCGCGCTTGCCATTTTGATCGTCGAGTGGTGGGTGTATCATCGCGGTTCCTCCGTGCCTGGCGCTTCTGGGTGGAGAGGGTTCTTTCAGAGGAAGAAGGTGGGGGCGTGA